A window of Luteitalea sp. contains these coding sequences:
- a CDS encoding FAD-binding protein — translation MKFEDSRSVESGTALATDVCVVGAGAAGLTLATTFAEHGIDTCVIEAGGMQFDVGTQSLYRGQVSGDRLPHNYLVTSRLRQFGGTTNHWGGHTLPISAHVFGRRPGVPTGEWPFSRRELDPYYERAALFLDAKRPYRPDPPPPNDAPLVKVNSYAIQNLRLGQTYRDRLERSASVRVLLFGNVIELETERGGRRLHSVKVATLGGNRFSVRARVFVLATGAIENARLLLQPTEMNPRGIGNEHDLVGRYFMEHVFLLTGRAVRMSEKWPMFAALSPGLQARHELLDVGLSLRKLTEKPNELSRALLQVTGALDLPADDPALLGAVIYGEALPDRNNRVTLMAERDELGQNKCELHFVLSGIDRRNLQETQRLAARIVGERGWGRLRPAAIPSQVGLGNHHIGTTRMNPHPRVGVVDAHCRVHTLANLFLAGSSVFPSAGLVNPTFTIVALAYRLADHLIHGIREGAFGRV, via the coding sequence GTGAAGTTCGAGGATTCGCGGTCGGTGGAGAGTGGCACCGCCCTGGCTACCGATGTGTGCGTGGTCGGTGCGGGGGCTGCGGGACTCACGTTGGCCACCACGTTCGCCGAGCACGGCATCGACACCTGCGTCATCGAGGCTGGTGGGATGCAGTTCGATGTCGGGACACAGAGCCTCTATCGCGGTCAGGTCAGCGGCGATCGCTTGCCGCACAACTATCTGGTGACGTCGCGCCTGCGGCAATTCGGCGGTACGACCAATCACTGGGGTGGCCACACGCTCCCGATCAGTGCCCACGTATTCGGCCGACGCCCTGGCGTCCCGACTGGAGAGTGGCCATTCTCCCGGCGCGAGCTCGACCCGTACTACGAGCGAGCGGCGCTGTTCCTCGACGCGAAGAGGCCGTACCGACCCGACCCGCCACCGCCAAACGATGCACCGTTGGTCAAGGTCAACAGTTATGCGATTCAGAACCTGAGACTCGGCCAGACGTATCGCGACCGACTGGAGCGGTCCGCGTCGGTGCGTGTTCTCTTGTTTGGCAACGTGATCGAGCTCGAGACGGAACGCGGTGGCAGACGGCTCCACTCCGTCAAAGTCGCCACACTCGGCGGCAACCGCTTCTCTGTGAGGGCGCGTGTGTTCGTGCTGGCGACCGGAGCCATCGAGAATGCCCGATTGCTCCTTCAGCCAACCGAGATGAACCCACGGGGCATAGGGAACGAGCACGACCTCGTCGGACGCTATTTCATGGAGCACGTCTTCTTGCTCACCGGCCGAGCGGTTCGCATGTCCGAGAAGTGGCCCATGTTCGCCGCGCTCTCACCGGGGCTGCAGGCTCGACACGAGCTCCTGGACGTCGGGCTCAGCCTGCGCAAGCTCACGGAGAAGCCGAACGAGCTCAGTCGTGCGTTGCTCCAGGTGACTGGCGCGTTGGATCTTCCCGCCGACGATCCAGCGCTGCTCGGAGCGGTGATATACGGTGAAGCCCTCCCGGACCGGAACAACCGTGTCACGTTGATGGCCGAGCGCGACGAGCTGGGTCAGAACAAGTGCGAGCTCCACTTCGTCCTGTCGGGGATCGACCGGCGTAACCTGCAGGAAACGCAGCGACTGGCGGCCCGAATCGTCGGAGAGCGAGGATGGGGAAGGCTTCGTCCTGCCGCGATTCCGAGCCAGGTTGGCCTTGGCAACCACCACATCGGCACCACACGCATGAATCCGCATCCGCGCGTTGGGGTGGTCGATGCTCACTGCCGGGTCCACACGCTGGCCAACCTGTTTCTCGCCGGTAGCTCGGTGTTTCCGAGTGCGGGATTGGTAAACCCGACCTTTACCATCGTGGCGCTGGCGTACCGCTTGGCCGACCATCTGATTCACGGCATTCGGGAAGGTGCTTTCGGTAGGGTGTGA
- the hutU gene encoding urocanate hydratase produces the protein MSTQAPSERRIIRSPRGTAISCKGWPQEAALRMLMNNLDPDVAERPEELVVYGGAGKAARDWAAFAAIVDTLRRLGDEETLIVQSGKPVGVFRTHADAPRVLLANANLVPRWATWDEFRRLEALGLTMFGQMTAGSWIYIGTQGILQGTYETFAECAAQHFDGSLAGRLVVTAGLGGMGGAQPLAVTMNGGVCLAVEVDAARAARRVETGYCDACETDLDRALERCERAQRAKQPLSIGLVGNVADVLPELVRRGRVPDVLTDQTAAHDLRVGYIPVGVTPRQAAHWREAGPAEYEAAVLDSMVVHVNAMLTLKKRGAVTFDYGNNLRGQVADRRGLNEAFTIPGFVPAFIRPLFCRGAGPFRWVALSGDPEDIRVTDEALLELFPRKPGLARWLRMAREHVKLQGLPARICWLEYGERAEAGLKFNWLVAHGKVKAPIVIGRDHLDAGSVASPNRETEGMRDGSDAIADWPLLNALLNTACGATWVSIHHGGGVGIGYSVHAGMVIVADGTDAAARRLQRVLTADPGTGVMRHADAGYELAIQTARERGVDLPMVIRAATCSAGNE, from the coding sequence ATGAGCACGCAGGCTCCCAGTGAGCGGCGCATCATTCGCTCACCGCGCGGCACGGCGATCTCCTGCAAGGGCTGGCCGCAGGAGGCTGCGCTGCGCATGCTCATGAACAACCTCGATCCGGACGTCGCCGAGCGTCCAGAAGAGCTCGTCGTTTACGGCGGCGCCGGGAAGGCCGCACGCGACTGGGCCGCCTTCGCGGCGATTGTGGACACGCTCCGCCGGCTGGGCGACGAGGAGACGCTGATCGTGCAGAGCGGCAAGCCGGTCGGCGTCTTCAGGACGCATGCCGATGCACCGCGGGTGTTACTGGCCAACGCCAATCTGGTGCCGCGTTGGGCGACCTGGGACGAGTTCCGCCGCTTGGAAGCGCTTGGCTTGACAATGTTCGGCCAGATGACGGCGGGGTCCTGGATTTACATTGGTACGCAGGGGATTCTGCAAGGCACCTACGAAACCTTTGCCGAATGTGCGGCGCAGCATTTCGACGGCTCCCTGGCAGGCCGGCTCGTCGTGACGGCAGGCTTGGGCGGCATGGGCGGCGCACAGCCGCTCGCCGTCACGATGAATGGTGGTGTCTGCTTGGCCGTAGAGGTCGATGCAGCTCGCGCGGCACGGCGCGTCGAGACGGGCTACTGCGATGCCTGCGAGACCGACCTCGATCGCGCCCTCGAACGCTGCGAGCGAGCCCAGCGTGCCAAGCAGCCGTTGTCGATAGGTCTCGTTGGCAACGTCGCGGACGTCCTGCCGGAGCTGGTACGACGCGGCCGCGTACCGGACGTCCTCACCGACCAGACCGCTGCGCACGACCTCCGCGTGGGCTACATTCCGGTCGGCGTGACGCCGAGGCAGGCGGCCCACTGGCGCGAGGCGGGCCCCGCCGAGTACGAGGCGGCGGTGCTCGATTCGATGGTGGTGCACGTCAACGCGATGCTCACGCTCAAGAAGCGCGGCGCCGTGACGTTCGACTATGGAAACAATCTGCGCGGCCAGGTGGCAGACCGTCGGGGTCTCAACGAGGCCTTTACGATTCCCGGCTTCGTGCCGGCGTTCATCCGCCCGCTCTTCTGCCGGGGGGCTGGCCCGTTCCGTTGGGTGGCGCTCTCGGGAGATCCAGAGGACATTCGGGTCACCGATGAGGCGCTCTTGGAGCTGTTCCCACGGAAGCCAGGTTTGGCCCGCTGGCTCCGGATGGCGCGCGAGCACGTCAAGCTCCAGGGGCTTCCAGCCAGGATCTGTTGGCTCGAGTACGGCGAGCGCGCCGAGGCCGGCCTCAAGTTCAACTGGTTGGTGGCCCACGGTAAGGTGAAAGCGCCGATTGTCATCGGTCGCGATCACCTCGATGCCGGCTCGGTCGCATCACCCAACCGCGAGACCGAAGGAATGCGCGACGGCTCCGACGCCATCGCCGACTGGCCATTGCTCAACGCTCTCCTCAACACGGCGTGCGGTGCGACCTGGGTCTCGATTCACCATGGCGGGGGCGTCGGGATTGGGTACTCGGTCCATGCCGGCATGGTCATCGTGGCAGATGGCACCGACGCGGCAGCGCGGAGACTCCAGCGAGTGCTCACAGCGGATCCGGGGACTGGCGTCATGCGTCACGCCGACGCCGGCTACGAGCTGGCCATTCAAACGGCGCGCGAGCGCGGAGTCGACTTACCGATGGTTATCCGAGCTGCGACGTGCAGTGCGGGCAACGAGTAG
- a CDS encoding radical SAM protein, producing the protein MRILLLSMPDSFEHTPVVAVRIPNGALASLAGNVDPHHDVAIADLILAHGRVRETVTRLVLEHQPELIGLSVMTFQRRTALQIARLVRRLVPDARIVVGGYDPSLAWEAYEDPALGIDFVVRGEGELTFCALVRALEGHDRFDDIAGLSWRDGQTFRHNPDRHVSRLEAEAIKPAKRAARVLSGYTFMGRGIDVIETSRGCTYDCSFCAIIEMRGRNFHKLPIARVLEDVRDARAHGGEVLFLVDDNITLDVHRFTALCEAIIDAGLNDGELIVQAMTSAIAQHGARLAPLMKRAGFRYVFLGIENILDEDLGFLKARAKNAARDQGKVVGNATLAAIDHLHRNGMYVVGGLIVGNPDDTVSSILTNLEFARRYVDWPYIQHPTPYPRTPMSMDFRERGLIVNERLEEWDGTTAVVRTAHVAAEEVEFLRWRAERWMKVRHLPRAMAHYPWFALRHWRGMFAHTFRGSTWRSLVGLEDARTVFRRYQAIRARERDYLRDSNSAYNRGAGPALGTESGRLSDASG; encoded by the coding sequence ATGCGCATCCTGCTCCTGTCGATGCCAGACTCGTTCGAGCACACGCCGGTCGTCGCGGTTCGCATCCCGAACGGCGCGCTGGCGTCGCTCGCCGGGAACGTGGACCCGCACCACGACGTGGCGATTGCAGACCTGATCCTCGCCCACGGTCGCGTGCGCGAGACGGTCACGCGGTTGGTGCTGGAGCACCAGCCGGAGCTCATCGGCCTTTCGGTGATGACGTTTCAGCGCCGCACGGCCCTGCAGATCGCTCGGCTCGTTCGGAGGCTCGTGCCGGACGCTCGCATCGTGGTCGGCGGCTACGATCCCAGCCTCGCCTGGGAGGCGTACGAGGACCCAGCGCTCGGCATCGACTTCGTCGTCCGCGGAGAGGGGGAGCTGACGTTCTGCGCCCTCGTTCGTGCGCTGGAGGGGCACGATCGATTCGACGACATTGCGGGGCTTTCATGGCGTGACGGCCAGACGTTCCGGCACAATCCCGACCGGCACGTGTCACGCCTGGAGGCCGAGGCCATCAAGCCGGCGAAGCGCGCGGCACGGGTGCTGTCTGGCTACACGTTCATGGGACGGGGCATCGACGTCATCGAGACCTCGCGCGGCTGTACGTACGACTGCAGCTTCTGCGCCATCATCGAGATGCGCGGCCGCAACTTCCACAAGCTCCCCATCGCACGCGTGCTGGAGGACGTTCGAGATGCGCGAGCACACGGAGGCGAGGTCCTATTTCTTGTCGATGACAACATCACGCTCGACGTCCATCGGTTCACGGCGCTCTGCGAGGCAATCATCGACGCTGGCTTGAACGACGGCGAGCTCATCGTGCAGGCCATGACGTCGGCCATCGCACAGCACGGCGCGCGACTCGCCCCTCTGATGAAGCGCGCCGGATTCCGATACGTATTCCTCGGGATCGAGAACATCCTCGATGAGGACCTGGGATTCCTGAAGGCACGTGCGAAGAACGCGGCGAGAGATCAGGGAAAGGTTGTCGGTAATGCCACGCTCGCGGCCATCGATCATCTCCATCGCAACGGCATGTACGTCGTCGGCGGCCTGATCGTCGGCAATCCCGATGACACTGTGTCATCGATTCTCACCAATCTGGAGTTCGCGCGACGGTATGTCGACTGGCCGTACATTCAGCACCCGACACCGTATCCGAGAACACCCATGTCCATGGACTTCCGCGAGCGGGGCCTCATCGTCAATGAGCGGCTCGAGGAGTGGGATGGGACGACGGCCGTCGTCAGAACCGCCCACGTGGCCGCGGAGGAGGTGGAGTTCCTGCGGTGGCGCGCGGAGCGGTGGATGAAGGTGCGGCACCTGCCGCGCGCCATGGCTCACTATCCGTGGTTCGCGCTTCGCCACTGGCGTGGGATGTTTGCCCACACCTTTCGCGGATCCACGTGGCGCTCCCTCGTCGGCCTCGAAGACGCCCGCACGGTCTTCCGCCGCTACCAGGCGATCCGGGCCCGCGAGCGCGACTACTTGCGTGACAGCAATTCTGCATACAATAGGGGCGCGGGTCCGGCTCTTGGAACCGAGAGCGGACGATTATCGGACGCATCGGGTTAA
- a CDS encoding sulfatase-like hydrolase/transferase, protein MCVARSNEHNTASRMPRLSKLSREILHVLALSAFAIAQPLFDVLGRDATFFVAQGSSVTHVLLFSTVALLGPPLVIVACTRLAGILWSPARRMLHRAAIGGLAGLTVAPPVTSLLQIGTIGWLAIFAGVGVLVILAYSRWPRFQEMLTWAGAAPAVFLAVFFFGGPVRHLLLPARVQAEVESVGAAAKAAVPVVMLVFDELPLGSLLQPDGTIDSSRYPNFARLAASSTWYRNTTTNAEQTSRVIPALLTGTVPEANKIPAANAYPQNLFTLLGGTYRIHATEFITRMCPPGTCIGPPDRASFGSLLTDAGIVYLHGALPADLAEARLPPLADRWTGFGAPVAPNAEAFAEWRQADASHDQIDRFASIIDRISRAESPALWYVHIGIPHEPWRFLPTMQVYAGHSRPGLMAHGQWGSSQTAVDHSLQRYLLQLQFADRLLARLLDRVQNAGLRDEALLLVLADHGATFRPGSNRRSLDGENTAEILPVPLFVKYPGQQQERVDTRNAELIDVLPTISDVLGIQVPWTMDGTSLRLDGPERREKRVFLSRQEKVERFGRSIDGVNGVSQRIRALFGPGGGDDDLYRFGPHRDLVGRPVSALDLLRTDHRSAQVRLDDVAAYLDVEPKGPFVPALLAGTVTGLEKSTPVAVAVNGTIAGTGWTYQDKADLKIGIMLSPRYFSPGKNHIEVYRVASAGQLTPLPRASQLIYRAISDREENIVGIEASNGRTLSLKEKGFGGMVDHVTWTARVVSINGWAADLAREQAPKTFLIVYRGRVVQIVDTTRRRDVAKHFKSEALTDSGIVAHLAPTLVPDERAIEVYAVFDDAAFLVPRNENATAGRP, encoded by the coding sequence ATGTGCGTCGCGAGGAGTAACGAACACAACACGGCGAGCAGAATGCCTCGACTATCGAAGCTTTCACGTGAGATCCTCCATGTTCTCGCGCTCTCCGCCTTCGCCATTGCGCAGCCGCTGTTCGATGTGCTCGGTCGTGACGCGACCTTCTTCGTGGCGCAAGGGTCGAGTGTCACGCACGTGCTCCTCTTTTCGACCGTGGCCCTGCTCGGCCCACCCCTCGTCATCGTTGCGTGCACACGACTCGCCGGCATCCTCTGGTCTCCTGCACGTCGGATGCTACACCGCGCCGCGATTGGCGGGCTGGCGGGACTGACGGTTGCACCGCCCGTCACGAGTCTCCTACAGATCGGCACGATCGGGTGGCTGGCAATCTTCGCGGGCGTCGGTGTCCTTGTGATCCTCGCTTACAGTCGCTGGCCCCGGTTCCAGGAGATGCTCACGTGGGCCGGGGCGGCACCGGCGGTCTTCTTGGCGGTGTTTTTCTTCGGCGGTCCCGTGCGACACCTTCTACTCCCAGCCCGAGTCCAAGCCGAGGTCGAGAGTGTGGGCGCCGCTGCAAAGGCCGCTGTGCCGGTTGTCATGCTCGTGTTCGACGAGCTGCCTCTCGGCAGCTTGTTGCAGCCGGACGGGACGATTGACTCTAGCCGCTATCCCAACTTCGCACGCCTTGCGGCGTCGTCCACCTGGTACCGTAACACGACGACGAACGCCGAACAGACGTCCCGCGTCATCCCTGCCCTTTTGACGGGCACAGTGCCGGAGGCGAACAAGATTCCGGCGGCCAACGCCTACCCGCAGAATCTCTTCACGCTTCTCGGCGGCACGTACCGAATTCACGCGACCGAGTTCATCACGCGGATGTGCCCTCCCGGCACCTGCATTGGGCCGCCAGACCGCGCCAGCTTCGGCTCGCTCCTCACGGATGCCGGAATCGTTTACCTGCACGGCGCCCTGCCGGCGGACCTGGCTGAAGCCCGTCTGCCACCGCTGGCCGACCGCTGGACCGGCTTCGGCGCTCCGGTCGCGCCAAATGCGGAAGCGTTCGCCGAGTGGAGGCAGGCGGATGCGAGCCATGACCAGATCGACCGATTCGCGAGCATCATCGACCGCATCAGCCGGGCCGAGTCGCCCGCACTCTGGTACGTGCACATCGGCATACCTCACGAACCCTGGCGCTTTCTCCCTACGATGCAGGTCTACGCTGGTCATTCGAGACCCGGGCTCATGGCCCACGGCCAATGGGGATCGAGCCAGACAGCCGTGGACCACTCGCTGCAGCGCTATCTACTCCAGCTTCAATTCGCGGATCGCTTGCTGGCGAGGTTGCTGGACCGGGTCCAGAACGCCGGTCTCCGCGATGAAGCCCTCCTTCTGGTGCTCGCCGATCATGGGGCCACGTTCCGTCCCGGCAGCAACCGGCGGTCGCTGGACGGAGAGAACACGGCGGAGATTCTTCCGGTGCCGCTCTTCGTCAAATATCCCGGCCAGCAGCAGGAACGCGTGGATACGCGCAACGCCGAGCTGATCGATGTGCTGCCCACGATTAGCGACGTGCTCGGCATTCAGGTGCCCTGGACGATGGATGGCACGTCCCTGCGACTTGATGGTCCCGAACGGCGCGAGAAGCGAGTCTTCCTCTCCAGGCAAGAAAAGGTTGAACGCTTCGGCCGCTCGATTGATGGCGTCAACGGCGTGTCCCAGCGGATTCGAGCGCTGTTTGGACCAGGAGGTGGCGATGATGATCTCTATCGGTTCGGGCCGCATCGAGATCTCGTGGGCCGACCCGTCAGTGCGCTCGACCTGCTCCGCACCGATCACCGCAGCGCGCAAGTTCGCCTGGACGATGTCGCTGCATATCTCGACGTCGAGCCGAAAGGTCCCTTCGTTCCGGCGCTGCTCGCGGGCACGGTGACCGGCCTCGAGAAATCCACGCCCGTCGCGGTTGCCGTGAACGGCACGATTGCCGGCACGGGATGGACGTACCAGGACAAAGCGGACCTCAAGATTGGCATCATGTTGTCCCCGCGCTACTTTTCTCCTGGGAAGAACCACATCGAGGTCTATCGCGTCGCATCCGCTGGACAGTTGACACCTCTCCCGCGTGCCAGCCAATTGATATACCGGGCGATCTCAGATCGCGAAGAGAACATCGTGGGGATCGAAGCCAGTAATGGCCGAACCCTCTCGCTGAAGGAGAAAGGCTTTGGCGGCATGGTGGATCACGTCACGTGGACTGCCCGAGTCGTGTCGATCAATGGATGGGCGGCCGATCTCGCGCGCGAGCAGGCCCCAAAGACCTTTCTCATTGTCTATCGAGGGCGAGTCGTCCAGATCGTGGATACGACGCGGCGCCGAGACGTGGCCAAACATTTCAAGAGCGAGGCGCTGACCGACTCTGGGATCGTCGCGCACCTTGCCCCGACTCTCGTACCGGACGAGCGCGCGATAGAGGTCTACGCAGTCTTCGACGACGCCGCGTTCCTGGTGCCCCGTAACGAGAACGCCACGGCCGGGCGGCCCTAA
- the ftcD gene encoding glutamate formimidoyltransferase, which produces MTRLVECVPNCSDGRNQHVIDAIAQAISSVSGVKLLDVDPGADTNRTVYTFVGEPDAVQEAAVKAAHAAAEHIDMRVHQGAHPRIGAMDVCPFVPVAGVTMAECVDMAHAVGRRIAEDLRVPVYFYEHAASSDARRSLATIRAGEYEGLAQKLRDPAWQPDCGPVRFEARYGATVVGARDFLLAYNVNLNTRDRRLAHEIALTIREAGRAQRDASGQIVRGTDGQPKRVAGRLRRVRAIGWYIEEYRQAQVSINLLDYKTTALHTVFEVVCEEAAKLGLRVSGSELVGMTPREPIVEAGRYYLRRQGKSTGVALAELVEIAIRSLGLDQIAPFDVNKKIIEAYFEPEAPLLSMAVARFVDEVASEAPAPGGGSVAALAGSLGAALAALVANVTVGRSGFEAASAALCADAERAQELKARLATLVDEDTRAFMDVVAARRLPKGTATDESARAGAIEAALQRAAQVPRETMQLSLEVLRLAGSIVERGNPHAASDAGVAGLMARAGVEGATLNVLINLASIQDETFTRECRDEIAHVRAEAARLVEALTRALERRGVM; this is translated from the coding sequence ATGACTAGGCTCGTCGAGTGCGTACCGAACTGTTCGGATGGCCGCAACCAGCATGTGATCGACGCCATCGCCCAGGCCATCTCGAGTGTCTCGGGCGTCAAGCTGTTGGACGTCGATCCGGGCGCTGATACCAATCGAACGGTGTACACGTTCGTCGGGGAGCCGGACGCCGTGCAAGAGGCGGCGGTCAAGGCGGCGCACGCGGCGGCCGAGCACATTGACATGCGCGTGCACCAGGGCGCGCACCCGCGGATTGGCGCGATGGACGTGTGCCCGTTCGTGCCTGTCGCCGGGGTCACGATGGCGGAGTGCGTGGACATGGCGCACGCCGTCGGACGCCGCATCGCGGAGGACCTGCGGGTGCCGGTCTACTTCTATGAGCATGCGGCGTCCTCTGACGCGCGCCGCAGCCTCGCAACCATCCGCGCTGGCGAGTACGAAGGGTTGGCGCAAAAGCTTCGAGATCCCGCCTGGCAGCCGGATTGTGGACCTGTCCGCTTCGAGGCGCGCTATGGCGCCACTGTCGTGGGCGCGCGTGACTTCCTGCTCGCCTACAACGTCAACCTCAATACGCGCGACCGGCGCTTGGCGCACGAGATCGCCCTGACGATTCGCGAGGCGGGGCGAGCCCAGCGCGACGCGAGCGGGCAGATCGTTCGTGGCACCGACGGCCAACCGAAGCGCGTGGCCGGCCGCCTGCGTCGCGTGCGGGCGATCGGCTGGTACATCGAGGAATATCGCCAAGCGCAGGTTTCCATCAACTTGCTCGACTACAAGACGACGGCACTGCACACGGTGTTCGAGGTCGTGTGCGAGGAGGCGGCCAAGCTTGGCCTGCGCGTCTCCGGGTCGGAGCTGGTCGGCATGACGCCGCGCGAGCCGATTGTCGAAGCGGGCCGTTACTATCTGCGCCGACAGGGCAAGTCGACCGGTGTTGCCCTGGCCGAATTGGTGGAGATCGCGATCCGCTCGCTCGGCTTGGATCAGATCGCGCCGTTCGATGTGAACAAGAAGATCATCGAAGCCTACTTCGAGCCGGAGGCGCCGTTGCTGAGCATGGCCGTGGCGCGGTTTGTCGACGAAGTCGCCTCGGAGGCGCCAGCGCCTGGCGGCGGCTCGGTCGCTGCGCTCGCGGGCAGCCTGGGCGCGGCGCTGGCCGCGCTGGTGGCGAACGTGACCGTGGGCCGATCTGGCTTCGAAGCAGCGTCAGCGGCGCTGTGCGCAGACGCCGAGCGTGCGCAGGAGCTCAAGGCTCGCCTCGCCACGCTCGTCGACGAGGACACGCGCGCCTTCATGGATGTGGTCGCTGCGCGCCGGTTGCCCAAGGGCACGGCGACCGACGAGTCGGCACGCGCGGGCGCAATCGAGGCGGCGCTCCAGCGTGCGGCGCAGGTGCCGCGCGAGACCATGCAACTCAGCCTGGAAGTGCTGCGCCTCGCCGGCTCGATCGTCGAGCGCGGAAATCCACATGCCGCTTCCGACGCGGGTGTTGCCGGCCTCATGGCGCGTGCCGGCGTCGAAGGTGCCACACTCAATGTGTTGATCAACCTGGCATCCATCCAGGACGAGACATTCACGCGCGAGTGCCGAGACGAAATCGCACACGTCCGAGCAGAGGCCGCACGGCTCGTCGAGGCGCTGACGCGGGCGCTCGAGCGTCGGGGCGTTATGTAG
- the fdhD gene encoding formate dehydrogenase accessory sulfurtransferase FdhD, producing the protein MPQIAGTHVTEWNDGEPRRLADALVVEAPLEVRVNGTPMVVTMRTPGHDAELAVGWLLTEGLIEERGALAHIAAAPEASDDVVEVTLREGVAFDPQARVRRVIATSSCGLCGVAERGAVRVPGLLPATSALRIEPNVLCRLPDVLRGAQTIFARTGGLHAAALFDANGTLQVIREDVGRHNAVDKVVGWAVVEGRVPLTSAVLLVSGRGGFEIVQKACAAGVPIVASVSAPSSLAVALARELNVTLIGFLRGRRFLVYAGAQRLGLAEP; encoded by the coding sequence ATGCCGCAAATTGCTGGGACCCACGTCACGGAATGGAACGACGGTGAGCCGCGCCGGCTCGCTGATGCACTGGTCGTGGAAGCCCCGCTGGAGGTGCGCGTCAACGGAACGCCAATGGTGGTGACGATGCGTACGCCGGGGCACGATGCGGAGCTGGCTGTGGGATGGTTGCTCACCGAGGGCCTCATCGAGGAGCGAGGCGCGTTGGCGCACATTGCCGCCGCACCGGAGGCCTCGGATGACGTGGTCGAGGTGACCTTGCGTGAAGGCGTGGCGTTCGATCCGCAAGCGAGGGTCCGCCGCGTCATCGCGACGTCGAGCTGCGGTCTATGCGGCGTGGCGGAGCGCGGGGCGGTCCGGGTGCCGGGGCTCCTGCCGGCGACCTCCGCGCTTCGGATCGAGCCAAATGTGTTGTGCAGGCTGCCAGACGTGCTGCGCGGTGCGCAAACGATCTTCGCGCGAACCGGCGGTCTCCACGCTGCGGCGCTCTTCGACGCCAATGGCACGCTCCAGGTCATTCGTGAGGACGTCGGTCGTCACAATGCGGTCGACAAGGTCGTGGGCTGGGCCGTCGTGGAGGGCCGCGTGCCGCTGACGAGCGCCGTCCTGTTGGTGAGTGGAAGAGGCGGCTTCGAAATCGTGCAGAAGGCGTGCGCGGCCGGGGTGCCTATCGTGGCGTCCGTGTCAGCGCCGTCGAGTCTGGCGGTTGCGCTGGCCCGCGAGCTGAACGTCACGCTCATCGGGTTTCTTCGTGGCCGACGGTTCCTCGTCTACGCGGGGGCTCAGCGGCTCGGGCTCGCGGAGCCGTAG